The following proteins are encoded in a genomic region of Hoeflea phototrophica DFL-43:
- a CDS encoding NAD(P)H-dependent flavin oxidoreductase, whose product MTLPAVLKDNFRLPVVAAPLFIISHPPLVMAQCKAGVMGSFPALNARPESQVDEWLAEITEGLADHNAKNPDRPAAPFAVNQIVHRSNTRLEHDLTMCVKYKVPVVISSLGAVPEVNDAIHSYGGIVLHDIINNRHANSAIRKGADGLIAVAAGAGGHAGPLSPFALIQEIREWFDGPLLLSGSIATGGAILAAQAMGADMAYIGSPFIATDEARAAEEYKQMIVESGAGDIVYSNYFTGIPGNYLKPSISAAGLDPDDLPQADPSKMNFDGATSGAKAWKDIWGCGQGIGAVKSIGPVANLVDRLESEYKAARARLAV is encoded by the coding sequence ATGACCCTTCCTGCCGTTCTCAAGGACAATTTCCGACTGCCCGTTGTGGCTGCGCCCCTGTTCATCATTTCACACCCCCCGCTGGTCATGGCCCAGTGCAAGGCGGGTGTCATGGGATCGTTTCCCGCACTCAATGCGCGGCCTGAATCCCAGGTCGACGAGTGGCTGGCCGAGATCACGGAAGGACTTGCCGATCACAATGCAAAGAATCCGGATCGCCCGGCAGCACCTTTCGCCGTCAACCAGATCGTCCACCGCTCCAACACGCGGCTCGAGCACGACCTGACCATGTGTGTGAAATACAAGGTGCCGGTGGTGATTTCGTCGCTGGGCGCGGTGCCCGAGGTCAATGATGCGATTCATTCCTATGGCGGCATCGTTCTTCACGACATCATCAACAACCGTCATGCCAATTCGGCCATCCGCAAGGGGGCCGATGGCCTGATCGCCGTTGCGGCGGGGGCAGGCGGTCACGCTGGTCCACTGTCACCATTTGCGCTGATCCAGGAGATCCGCGAATGGTTCGACGGCCCGCTTCTGCTTTCTGGTTCAATCGCAACCGGCGGCGCAATTCTTGCGGCCCAGGCTATGGGCGCCGACATGGCCTATATCGGCTCGCCTTTCATTGCCACGGATGAGGCCCGCGCTGCGGAAGAATACAAGCAGATGATTGTCGAGTCCGGCGCCGGCGATATCGTCTATTCCAATTACTTTACCGGGATACCCGGAAACTATCTCAAACCGTCGATCTCGGCGGCCGGTCTGGACCCCGATGATCTGCCTCAGGCGGACCCGAGCAAGATGAACTTCGATGGTGCGACGTCCGGCGCCAAGGCCTGGAAGGACATCTGGGGCTGTGGCCAGGGCATCGGCGCGGTCAAATCCATCGGTCCGGTGGCAAACCTAGTCGATCGGCTGGAGAGTGAATACAAGGCGGCGCGGGCGCGGCTGGCGGTTTGA
- a CDS encoding DUF805 domain-containing protein: MDFQTAVRTCFQKYATISGRARRSEYWWFFLFLMLVNLVLSLVDGVLFADKQILGGLFSLATIIPAVCAGGRRLHDTGRSAWWLLIGLIPIVGTLVLLFFFVQKGTEGSNEYGPDPLAGELQAA, translated from the coding sequence ATGGATTTTCAGACGGCGGTAAGAACCTGCTTTCAGAAATACGCGACCATATCAGGCCGCGCCCGCCGTTCCGAGTATTGGTGGTTCTTCCTGTTTTTGATGCTTGTCAATCTCGTACTCAGCCTGGTTGACGGGGTCCTGTTTGCCGACAAGCAGATTCTGGGCGGTCTCTTTTCGCTTGCCACCATCATCCCGGCGGTCTGTGCCGGCGGGCGCCGTCTGCATGACACCGGGCGATCGGCATGGTGGCTCCTGATTGGATTGATTCCGATTGTGGGGACCCTTGTGTTGCTGTTCTTCTTTGTCCAGAAGGGCACTGAAGGTTCCAATGAGTATGGGCCTGATCCTCTGGCGGGTGAGTTACAGGCCGCTTGA
- a CDS encoding adenylate/guanylate cyclase domain-containing protein, translated as MMRTGSGLVLFFYVLAHFSTHGLGLISHEVLSAAGEITEEFWGFLPITILLYWALATHFVTALVGLALRRNLQITLREWIQAGLGLSIPFLMLVHVMGTRYASARYGLDPSYTYVLVSTFISSPIYIVLNAAGLVAAWVHGCIGLYMWSRFKDWYRSWFEPVGLVLATLIPAVSLAGFLSAGRRVELLAQDPEFMDTYREELNVTDPQTWTSLTADMDATRWVLSGAVLAVIVLQILRRAARRRSKEITITYLDGPKVVVNKGGTVLEASQGAGVPHASVCGGRGRCSTCRVQIIETAVPTTPPLEAESRVLERIRAPENVRLACQLRPEGDIKVQRLLPSDVTVKTARTVSPWSNGREKTATVMFVDLRDFTKMTETRLPFDVVYLINQFSKAMGEVVESQGGRIDKFLGDGFMALFGVDSDVRPAAEAALSSAGEMIGRLRTLNEQLVGELDEPLRMGIGLHTGTVILGEMGYGSARGLTAIGDTVNVASRLEAATKDLGCTLCISEDVITAAELAVPISAQQKISVRGKRSKVSIFGVNHPDDLTAPRQAAGLPQNDGPAHADTTEPADSGQDKA; from the coding sequence ATGATGCGGACGGGTTCCGGCCTGGTTCTGTTTTTCTATGTGTTGGCGCATTTTTCCACCCACGGCCTCGGGTTGATCTCCCATGAAGTGCTGAGTGCGGCGGGCGAAATCACGGAGGAGTTCTGGGGATTCCTGCCAATCACCATCCTGCTTTACTGGGCTTTGGCGACTCACTTCGTGACGGCGCTGGTTGGACTGGCGCTTCGCCGCAACTTGCAGATCACGTTGCGCGAATGGATCCAGGCCGGGCTTGGCCTGTCGATCCCTTTCCTGATGCTTGTTCATGTCATGGGCACCAGATACGCATCAGCCCGGTACGGGTTGGACCCCTCCTACACCTATGTGCTGGTTTCCACATTCATAAGTTCGCCAATCTACATCGTTCTGAATGCCGCCGGGCTGGTCGCTGCCTGGGTTCATGGCTGCATCGGGCTCTACATGTGGTCCCGATTCAAGGATTGGTATCGCTCTTGGTTCGAGCCGGTCGGACTGGTGCTGGCCACACTTATCCCGGCGGTCTCGTTGGCAGGTTTCCTTTCTGCCGGCCGCAGAGTGGAGTTGCTTGCCCAAGACCCTGAGTTCATGGACACCTATCGTGAGGAGTTGAATGTAACCGACCCGCAGACCTGGACATCCCTGACAGCGGACATGGATGCGACACGGTGGGTGCTCAGCGGCGCGGTTCTGGCCGTGATCGTGTTGCAAATCCTCCGCCGTGCGGCGCGGCGGCGCAGCAAAGAGATCACCATTACCTATCTCGACGGGCCAAAGGTGGTGGTCAACAAGGGAGGAACCGTTCTCGAGGCAAGCCAGGGAGCCGGTGTTCCACATGCGAGCGTTTGCGGTGGCCGCGGACGCTGCTCAACCTGCCGAGTGCAGATCATCGAGACGGCAGTCCCGACCACACCGCCGCTTGAGGCCGAAAGCCGAGTGCTTGAGCGGATCCGCGCACCCGAGAATGTCCGCCTCGCCTGTCAGCTGCGCCCGGAAGGTGACATCAAGGTTCAGAGGCTGTTGCCTTCAGACGTCACTGTCAAGACCGCCCGGACCGTTTCCCCCTGGTCGAATGGGCGGGAGAAGACCGCTACAGTCATGTTTGTGGATTTGCGCGACTTCACCAAGATGACTGAAACCCGATTGCCGTTCGATGTGGTCTATCTGATCAATCAGTTCTCCAAGGCCATGGGTGAGGTGGTTGAAAGCCAGGGCGGACGCATCGACAAATTCCTGGGCGATGGATTCATGGCGCTTTTCGGCGTTGACAGCGACGTCAGGCCTGCCGCCGAAGCCGCCCTTTCCTCTGCCGGAGAGATGATCGGCCGGCTTCGAACCCTCAACGAACAACTGGTGGGCGAGCTTGATGAACCCCTGAGAATGGGCATCGGCCTGCACACCGGAACCGTCATTCTGGGCGAGATGGGCTATGGCTCGGCGCGGGGCCTGACCGCGATCGGCGACACGGTCAATGTGGCAAGCCGACTGGAAGCCGCAACCAAGGATCTCGGCTGCACCCTGTGCATATCGGAAGATGTTATCACAGCGGCCGAACTGGCTGTCCCGATCTCCGCACAACAGAAGATTTCGGTCCGCGGCAAACGTTCCAAGGTCAGCATTTTCGGGGTCAATCATCCGGACGACCTGACCGCCCCCCGCCAGGCCGCTGGCCTGCCCCAGAACGATGGCCCAGCTCATGCAGATACCACTGAACCGGCCGATTCAGGGCAGGACAAAGCCTGA